The Flavobacterium praedii genome window below encodes:
- a CDS encoding triple tyrosine motif-containing protein, with translation MKTKYSFLLFFIFSVIFSQELPPILKFAPSFYGAGNQNWMISQSPNQFVYAANNVGLLEFNGANWQLYPSPNETIIRSVKVINNRIYTGCYMEFGFWTRQTNGRLNYTSLSKGMKKQMLNDENFWNILNYDQWVIFQSLNRIYIYDSKTETFKIITAKSFITKSYGTNNSIFFQTVGEGLFELERGTAHLVSSNPILIKNRIINVFEISDGLLVQTQLNGFYKVVGNSVSKFNTEADSQIETSSVYSSLILSDGRFAIGTVSNGVFILSKEGKLQYHISQNKGLSNNTALSLFEDVDENLWVGLDNGINCINLNSPIKSLTDDTGVLGTVYASILYKDKLYIGTNQGLFYKNFNSKEEFTFIKGTKGQVWSLFEYKGTLFCGHDSGTFLIDNASAKCIFSNSGTWKLETVPHHDNLLLQGNYYGISVLEKVNNQWVFRNKVKGFDYSSRFLEITNALEVYVSHENQGVFRFQLDKELKNASTIFSYESPRKGKNASLIQFNNLIYYANKEGIFKLNPKTKLFIKDDLLSSVFKNDQYTSGKLIVDNSNKIWLFSKNYIHYFSLSKMSNQLKKNVIPIPASLTNSMLGFENISRISYSVYLIGTTDGYYMMNLDDFSFKNYAVSITSVSVNKQNENPIFGNLIDQGTFDHDFNNITFNYSIPEYNKFINAEYQYSLEGFQEDWSGWSTKTVVSFKNLSPGDYTFKVRAKFANSILKEIGVYHFTVLKPWYSTNLAVFIYFILLLFMAHFINKAYLNYYRKQREKLIEENNLLLEIQELENEQKMMKLRNDQLSLDVDSKNRELAVSTMSLNSKNELLAFIKEDLKKSPENGTNNLKSVISTINKNISEEDSWSVFKEAFDNADKDFLKRIKLLHPTLTPNDLRLCAYLRLNLTSKEVAPLFNISVRSVEIKRYRLRKKMNLLHDQGLVEYIMEV, from the coding sequence TTGAAAACAAAATACTCCTTTCTGTTGTTTTTTATATTCTCTGTGATTTTTTCGCAAGAATTGCCTCCAATTTTGAAATTTGCTCCTAGTTTTTATGGGGCTGGAAATCAAAACTGGATGATTTCACAATCTCCAAACCAATTTGTTTATGCGGCAAATAATGTTGGTTTATTAGAGTTTAATGGAGCAAATTGGCAATTGTATCCTTCTCCAAACGAAACCATTATTAGATCTGTGAAAGTTATAAATAATCGAATTTATACTGGCTGCTATATGGAATTTGGTTTTTGGACACGACAAACCAATGGTAGATTGAACTATACTTCGCTGAGTAAGGGCATGAAAAAACAAATGCTCAATGATGAGAATTTTTGGAATATCTTAAATTACGATCAGTGGGTTATTTTTCAATCTCTGAATCGTATTTATATTTATGATTCTAAAACAGAAACGTTTAAAATTATTACTGCGAAAAGTTTTATAACTAAATCATACGGTACAAATAATTCCATTTTTTTTCAAACCGTTGGCGAAGGTTTGTTTGAATTAGAACGCGGAACAGCACATTTGGTTTCAAGCAACCCAATTTTAATAAAAAACAGAATTATTAATGTTTTTGAAATAAGTGATGGGTTACTTGTGCAAACCCAATTGAATGGATTTTATAAAGTTGTAGGAAACTCGGTATCAAAATTTAATACCGAAGCAGATTCTCAAATAGAAACCAGTAGTGTGTATAGTAGTTTAATACTTTCAGATGGGAGATTTGCCATAGGAACAGTATCGAATGGTGTATTTATATTATCTAAAGAAGGAAAATTGCAATACCATATTTCTCAAAACAAAGGTTTAAGCAATAATACTGCATTATCGTTGTTTGAAGACGTAGATGAAAATCTATGGGTAGGATTGGACAATGGAATTAATTGTATCAATTTGAATTCTCCAATAAAAAGTTTAACAGATGATACTGGCGTTTTGGGGACTGTTTATGCTTCGATTTTATATAAGGATAAACTTTACATTGGAACCAATCAAGGATTGTTTTATAAAAATTTCAATAGCAAAGAAGAGTTTACATTTATAAAAGGAACCAAAGGTCAAGTTTGGTCTTTATTTGAATATAAAGGGACTCTTTTTTGTGGGCATGATTCTGGTACTTTTTTAATTGATAATGCTTCTGCTAAATGTATTTTTTCAAATTCAGGTACATGGAAATTAGAGACGGTACCTCATCATGATAATCTATTGCTGCAAGGTAATTATTATGGAATATCGGTATTAGAAAAAGTTAATAATCAGTGGGTTTTTAGAAATAAAGTCAAAGGATTTGATTACTCTTCCCGATTTTTAGAAATTACCAATGCATTAGAAGTTTATGTGAGTCATGAAAATCAAGGGGTGTTTCGATTTCAATTGGATAAAGAACTGAAAAATGCAAGTACTATTTTTTCTTATGAATCGCCAAGAAAAGGAAAAAATGCCAGTTTGATTCAGTTTAATAATTTAATTTATTATGCAAATAAAGAAGGTATTTTTAAATTAAATCCCAAAACTAAACTTTTTATAAAAGATGATTTGCTGAGTTCTGTTTTTAAAAATGATCAATACACATCCGGTAAGTTAATTGTAGATAATTCTAATAAAATTTGGCTTTTCTCTAAAAATTACATTCATTATTTTTCTTTGAGCAAAATGAGCAATCAGCTTAAAAAAAATGTAATACCAATTCCTGCTTCTTTAACAAACTCCATGTTGGGTTTTGAAAATATTTCTCGAATTTCTTATTCAGTATATTTAATAGGAACTACAGATGGTTATTATATGATGAATTTGGATGATTTTAGTTTTAAAAATTATGCTGTTTCAATAACTTCTGTATCGGTTAATAAGCAAAATGAAAATCCTATATTCGGAAACTTAATTGACCAAGGGACTTTCGATCACGATTTTAATAACATTACTTTTAATTATTCTATTCCGGAATATAATAAGTTTATCAATGCGGAATATCAATATTCATTAGAGGGGTTCCAGGAGGATTGGAGTGGATGGAGCACTAAAACAGTTGTTAGTTTTAAAAATTTATCTCCAGGCGATTATACTTTTAAAGTAAGGGCGAAATTTGCCAATTCAATTTTAAAAGAAATAGGAGTTTATCATTTTACGGTTTTAAAGCCATGGTACAGCACTAATTTGGCTGTTTTTATTTATTTTATTCTGTTGTTGTTTATGGCTCATTTTATAAATAAAGCGTATTTAAATTATTATAGAAAACAAAGAGAAAAACTAATTGAAGAAAATAATTTATTATTAGAAATACAAGAGCTAGAAAACGAGCAAAAAATGATGAAATTAAGAAATGACCAGCTTTCTTTAGATGTAGATTCTAAAAATCGAGAATTAGCCGTTTCAACGATGAGTTTGAATAGTAAAAATGAACTATTAGCCTTTATCAAAGAAGATTTGAAAAAGTCGCCCGAAAATGGAACCAATAATTTAAAATCGGTGATTAGTACCATTAATAAAAACATTAGCGAAGAAGATTCTTGGAGTGTATTCAAAGAAGCTTTTGATAATGCGGATAAAGACTTTCTAAAAAGAATAAAACTATTGCATCCTACGCTAACTCCGAACGATTTGAGATTATGCGCTTATCTAAGATTGAACCTAACTTCTAAGGAAGTAGCTCCTTTATTTAACATATCTGTACGTAGTGTAGAAATAAAAAGATATCGTTTGCGTAAAAAAATGAATTTGTTGCATGATCAAGGACTTGTAGAGTATATAATGGAGGTATAG